One Faecalispora anaeroviscerum genomic window carries:
- a CDS encoding GntR family transcriptional regulator — MEHKIKVSAPVYQQIAADIAAKIVERRYQVGDKLYARSALASQYSVSPETARRAIAVLSDLEIVSVVKGSGVVILSYDNAVRFVQQFMEIKSMYDLKKNIMDSLERQRRETEYMKESISEILDRTERFQAFNPFIPFEIEITTKTPYLNLSISDINFWHYTTATILGIRRGEMMMISPGPYAVLSDGDVLYYCGDTDCQRRVRNFLYPEHPPEQAILQKLRSSHRKVEE, encoded by the coding sequence ATGGAGCATAAAATCAAGGTATCTGCTCCGGTATATCAACAGATTGCGGCGGATATTGCCGCAAAGATCGTTGAGCGCAGGTACCAGGTGGGGGATAAACTGTACGCCCGGTCGGCGTTGGCCAGCCAGTACAGTGTTTCGCCTGAAACGGCCCGCCGGGCCATTGCCGTTTTGTCGGATCTGGAAATTGTTTCGGTAGTAAAAGGGAGCGGAGTCGTTATTCTCTCCTACGACAACGCGGTTCGCTTTGTTCAGCAGTTTATGGAGATTAAGTCCATGTACGACCTGAAAAAGAATATCATGGACAGCCTGGAGCGGCAGCGCAGAGAGACCGAGTATATGAAGGAATCCATTTCTGAAATCTTGGACAGGACGGAGCGCTTTCAAGCGTTTAACCCTTTTATTCCGTTTGAAATTGAGATTACGACCAAGACGCCGTATTTGAATCTTTCGATTTCCGATATTAATTTTTGGCACTATACAACCGCAACCATTCTGGGCATCCGCAGGGGAGAGATGATGATGATTTCCCCCGGGCCTTATGCGGTTCTCTCCGACGGCGACGTTCTCTATTACTGCGGCGATACAGACTGCCAGCGGCGTGTCCGCAACTTTCTGTATCCAGAGCATCCGCCGGAGCAGGCGATTCTTCAAAAATTACGTTCCTCCCATCGAAAAGTGGAGGAATAA
- a CDS encoding CTP synthase has product MAAKFVFVTGGVVSGLGKGITAASLGRLLKSRGLRVTMQKFDPYLNVDPGTMNPFQHGEVFVTDDGAETDLDLGHYERFIDENLTQNSNVTSGRVYWNVLQKERNGDYGGGTVQVIPHITNEIKSRITAGKENVDVAIIEVGGTVGDIESQPFLEAIRQFATEIGRNNCLFIHVTLVPYLAASHEQKTKPTQHSVKELLSIGIQPDIIVLRSELPVGEDQKKKIALFCNVRENCVIQNLDLPLLYSVPLALKEERLDDIVCKHFGLDTHGADLTEWMKMVNTAMALTETVTIAMVGKYVDLHDAYLSVAEALTHGGIGNHVKVDIRWVDSELITPENVGEVLEGVHGILVPGGFGQRGIEGKITAVQYARERRVPFFGICLGMQMAIVEYSRHVLGLEDANSAEFDPQSSNPVIDLMPEQKDVVQLGGTMRLGKYPCKLLPGTKAFELYDEQPLISERHRHRYEVNNDYRDRLEAAGVIFCGKSPDNRIVEMMELPGHPWFMGAQFHPEFKSRPNRPHPLFRGFVGAAKEYKRETSADNNAT; this is encoded by the coding sequence ATGGCAGCAAAATTTGTGTTTGTGACCGGCGGTGTAGTGTCTGGCTTGGGAAAAGGAATTACTGCAGCTTCTTTGGGTCGTTTGCTGAAATCTCGTGGACTGCGTGTGACGATGCAGAAATTCGATCCGTATCTGAATGTTGATCCGGGTACGATGAATCCGTTTCAGCACGGCGAGGTATTTGTAACCGATGACGGCGCGGAGACCGATCTGGATCTGGGCCATTACGAGCGTTTTATCGATGAAAACCTGACGCAGAACAGCAACGTGACCTCGGGCCGCGTGTATTGGAACGTTCTTCAAAAGGAGCGCAACGGCGATTACGGCGGAGGAACCGTGCAGGTTATCCCGCATATTACAAATGAGATTAAGAGCCGTATCACGGCTGGCAAAGAGAATGTGGATGTCGCGATCATTGAGGTCGGCGGTACGGTGGGTGACATTGAGAGCCAGCCATTTTTAGAGGCGATCCGCCAGTTTGCGACGGAAATCGGCCGTAATAACTGCTTGTTTATCCACGTGACTCTGGTGCCGTATCTGGCCGCGTCTCATGAGCAGAAAACAAAGCCTACCCAGCACAGTGTAAAAGAGCTGCTTTCCATCGGAATTCAGCCTGATATTATCGTTCTTCGTTCCGAGCTGCCGGTTGGTGAGGATCAGAAAAAGAAGATTGCCCTGTTCTGTAATGTAAGAGAAAACTGCGTGATTCAGAATCTGGATCTTCCGCTGTTGTATTCCGTGCCGCTGGCCCTGAAAGAGGAGCGGCTGGATGATATTGTTTGTAAGCACTTTGGCCTCGATACCCACGGCGCGGATTTGACGGAGTGGATGAAGATGGTCAACACCGCCATGGCGCTGACTGAAACCGTTACGATTGCCATGGTGGGCAAATATGTAGATTTGCACGACGCATACCTGAGTGTTGCCGAAGCGCTGACGCACGGCGGCATCGGAAACCACGTTAAGGTAGACATTCGCTGGGTCGATTCCGAGCTGATTACGCCCGAAAATGTGGGCGAGGTTCTCGAAGGAGTGCATGGTATTCTCGTGCCTGGCGGCTTTGGCCAGCGCGGCATTGAGGGAAAGATCACGGCAGTTCAGTATGCGCGTGAGCGTAGAGTACCGTTTTTTGGCATCTGCCTTGGCATGCAGATGGCGATTGTGGAATATAGCCGCCACGTGCTTGGCTTGGAGGATGCAAATTCCGCTGAATTTGATCCACAGAGCAGCAACCCGGTCATCGACCTGATGCCGGAGCAGAAGGATGTTGTTCAGCTGGGCGGAACGATGCGGCTTGGAAAATACCCCTGCAAGCTCCTGCCTGGTACCAAAGCCTTCGAGTTGTACGATGAGCAGCCTCTCATTTCAGAGCGTCACCGCCATCGCTACGAGGTAAACAACGATTACCGTGATCGCCTGGAGGCGGCCGGCGTTATATTCTGCGGAAAATCTCCCGACAACCGAATTGTTGAGATGATGGAGCTTCCGGGTCACCCGTGGTTTATGGGTGCGCAGTTCCATCCGGAGTTTAAATCTCGTCCTAACCGCCCGCATCCGCTGTTCCGTGGTTTTGTCGGCGCTGCCAAGGAGTATAAAAGAGAAACTTCGGCTGATAATAATGCCACTTGA
- the trxA gene encoding thioredoxin, producing MELIHATEENFDQLITENPLVLVDFWASWCGPCRMVAPIVEELAKTFEGSLTVLKVDVDDNQELARRYGIMSIPTIILFKNGQKQWAEVGVKPQTYFEEQIRQSL from the coding sequence ATGGAACTGATTCATGCAACCGAAGAAAATTTTGATCAGCTGATTACTGAAAATCCGCTGGTGCTGGTGGATTTTTGGGCCAGCTGGTGCGGCCCCTGCCGCATGGTAGCCCCGATTGTGGAGGAGCTTGCAAAAACCTTTGAAGGCAGCCTGACCGTCCTTAAGGTGGACGTTGACGATAATCAGGAGCTGGCCCGCCGCTACGGCATCATGAGCATTCCTACCATTATTCTGTTCAAAAACGGCCAAAAGCAGTGGGCTGAGGTTGGAGTAAAGCCGCAGACCTATTTTGAGGAGCAAATTCGGCAGTCGCTTTGA
- a CDS encoding peptidylprolyl isomerase, with translation MRKRIRAALVGFSLLLLLTACGGQQSKVLGYQLDKPAAGEEIAVMETSMGEMKLRFFPEAAQKAVENFKQLAQKGYYNGITFHRVMNNFMIQGGDPTATGSGGESAYGKAFEDEFSESLINLRGAVSMANSGPNTNGSQFFINQAPVSAFSGWDYYQKGYDVYKQSPDAFTTQYGSWVDMSKISDTYKKLYTENGGNPTLDGAYSTTKKGHTVFAQVFEGMDVVDQIAAVKVSETNKPVTDVTITKITLEKYKS, from the coding sequence ATGCGGAAAAGAATCCGCGCAGCGCTGGTTGGATTTTCCTTGCTGCTGTTGCTGACAGCGTGTGGCGGCCAGCAGAGCAAAGTGCTCGGTTATCAGCTGGACAAGCCCGCCGCTGGCGAGGAAATCGCTGTAATGGAAACCAGCATGGGTGAGATGAAGCTCCGTTTCTTCCCGGAGGCTGCACAGAAGGCGGTAGAAAACTTTAAGCAGCTGGCGCAGAAGGGGTATTATAACGGAATTACCTTTCACAGGGTGATGAATAATTTTATGATACAGGGTGGCGACCCTACCGCAACCGGCTCCGGCGGTGAAAGCGCGTACGGTAAGGCGTTTGAGGATGAATTCAGCGAATCTCTCATCAATCTCCGCGGTGCAGTATCGATGGCGAATTCCGGCCCGAACACCAACGGCAGCCAGTTCTTTATTAATCAGGCTCCCGTATCTGCGTTTTCCGGCTGGGACTATTATCAAAAGGGCTACGACGTTTACAAGCAGAGTCCTGACGCGTTTACCACGCAATACGGCAGCTGGGTTGATATGAGTAAAATTTCAGATACCTATAAGAAGCTGTATACGGAAAACGGCGGAAATCCGACACTGGACGGCGCTTACAGCACCACAAAGAAAGGCCACACCGTGTTCGCTCAGGTGTTTGAAGGCATGGATGTTGTGGATCAAATTGCGGCGGTAAAGGTTAGCGAAACCAATAAGCCTGTCACCGATGTGACGATTACAAAGATTACACTGGAAAAATACAAGAGCTAA
- a CDS encoding S1 RNA-binding domain-containing protein: MGLNTYKPEGWKIDTPENRAAMASMTALMDACRDEKILEGRALVCDSSHNLLVDLGCTKGLIPREEGALGIREGTTRDIAIISRVNRPVCFIITGFQKDDAGNAIAVLSRRAAQEKCRREYIEKLRPGDVTDARITHLETFGAFADIGCGIISLLPIDAISVSRIDHPRERFTVGMDVRTIIKSMEGDRITLTQKELLGTWEENVALFHTGETVAGIIRSTEPYGIFVELAPNLAGLAEIKEEVLPGQQASVYIKSILPSRMKIKLVIIDTFDYSYRPIPPKYFFKGDHMERFVYSPECSDKQIITEFI; this comes from the coding sequence ATGGGCCTGAATACTTATAAGCCCGAGGGCTGGAAGATTGATACGCCGGAAAACCGGGCAGCCATGGCAAGCATGACTGCTCTGATGGACGCATGCCGGGACGAAAAAATATTGGAGGGCAGGGCGCTTGTTTGTGACAGTTCCCATAATCTATTGGTAGATTTGGGCTGCACGAAAGGGTTAATTCCCCGGGAAGAGGGCGCTCTGGGCATTCGTGAGGGAACCACCCGGGATATTGCCATCATCTCCCGCGTGAACCGCCCTGTCTGCTTTATCATAACCGGATTTCAGAAGGATGATGCGGGCAACGCGATTGCTGTGCTCTCCCGCAGGGCAGCACAGGAAAAATGCCGGAGGGAATACATAGAGAAGCTGCGCCCCGGCGACGTGACGGATGCCCGGATCACTCATCTGGAAACGTTCGGCGCTTTCGCGGACATCGGCTGCGGGATTATTTCGCTGCTGCCGATCGATGCCATTTCGGTTTCGCGCATTGACCACCCCAGGGAACGGTTTACGGTAGGGATGGATGTTCGCACCATCATCAAATCGATGGAGGGGGACCGCATTACCCTCACCCAAAAGGAGCTTTTAGGAACCTGGGAGGAAAACGTTGCCCTGTTCCATACCGGCGAAACCGTGGCAGGCATCATCCGCTCTACCGAGCCATACGGAATTTTTGTGGAGTTGGCCCCTAATCTGGCCGGCCTTGCCGAAATCAAGGAGGAGGTTCTGCCGGGGCAGCAGGCCAGCGTTTATATTAAAAGCATTCTGCCCTCCCGCATGAAAATTAAGCTCGTGATTATCGATACCTTTGATTATTCTTACCGCCCGATTCCCCCAAAATACTTTTTTAAGGGCGACCACATGGAACGCTTCGTTTATTCCCCCGAATGCAGCGACAAACAAATCATAACAGAATTTATCTGA